The proteins below come from a single Eubacterium limosum genomic window:
- the lctB gene encoding lactate dehydrogenase subunit LctB, whose protein sequence is MKTLVCIKQVPGTSNVEVDPETGVLIRDGIESKMNPYDLYALEAALRLREDLGGTITTLSMGPMQTKEVIYESFYMGADDGCLLSDRKFGGADVVATSYTLAQGAKKLGDFDLIICGKQTTDGDTAQVGPEMAEFLSIPHVTNVGKILQADEKGLTVQMNMEDTVEIQHVPYPCLITVDKDIYTPRLPSYKRKLDLEKTQEIKVLTLKDMYDTDEKNYGLNGSATQVERIFPPESNVEKTTYEGAGKEVAQALYGILAEKKYV, encoded by the coding sequence ATGAAAACTTTAGTGTGTATCAAACAGGTACCGGGTACTTCCAATGTCGAAGTCGATCCGGAAACAGGTGTATTAATCCGTGATGGTATTGAATCAAAAATGAATCCCTATGATTTGTACGCTTTGGAAGCAGCGCTGCGTCTGCGTGAAGACCTTGGGGGGACAATCACCACATTGTCCATGGGACCCATGCAGACAAAGGAAGTGATTTATGAATCCTTCTACATGGGCGCCGATGACGGCTGCCTCTTGTCAGACCGTAAATTCGGCGGCGCCGATGTGGTAGCCACCAGCTATACACTGGCCCAGGGAGCCAAGAAGCTGGGCGATTTTGACCTGATCATCTGCGGTAAGCAGACAACCGACGGCGACACCGCACAGGTTGGCCCGGAAATGGCAGAGTTCCTGAGTATCCCGCATGTTACCAACGTTGGTAAAATACTACAGGCCGATGAAAAGGGCCTGACGGTTCAGATGAACATGGAAGACACGGTTGAGATCCAGCATGTGCCGTATCCCTGCCTGATCACCGTTGACAAAGACATTTATACACCAAGACTGCCCTCCTACAAGCGCAAGCTTGATCTTGAAAAAACACAGGAAATCAAGGTTCTGACCCTTAAAGATATGTATGACACCGATGAAAAGAACTATGGCTTGAACGGCTCCGCCACCCAGGTTGAACGAATTTTCCCACCGGAAAGCAATGTGGAAAAAACAACCTATGAGGGTGCTGGAAAAGAAGTTGCCCAGGCGCTGTATGGCATTTTGGCTGAAAAGAAATACGTATAA
- a CDS encoding FadR/GntR family transcriptional regulator: protein MMYTEIPQKKIYLQILEQIKNNIVTKQLKSGDRLPSERQLSEQLGVSRATVREAIRALEMIGLVHCRQGEGNFITEDFDNTLTQPLSIMFWLNDGKVTEIHELRRSLETEAAKLAALHATREDILRLEEICAAIESEPNEAKSAELDKKLHDSIALYSRNKLIKDVLNSASTLIEELIKDMRTLILMEEVSASAINKQHRDIVANIRKHDPDAAARAMLTHMSFIEDFVTEVQKAIDIKNTEED, encoded by the coding sequence ATGATGTATACTGAGATACCACAGAAAAAAATATATTTGCAGATTTTAGAGCAGATAAAAAATAACATCGTCACAAAGCAGTTAAAGAGTGGCGACCGCCTCCCCTCCGAACGCCAGCTGTCCGAGCAGCTGGGTGTTTCCCGCGCAACTGTGCGGGAGGCCATCCGCGCTCTGGAGATGATCGGCCTGGTACACTGCCGCCAGGGCGAGGGCAACTTTATCACCGAGGATTTTGACAACACCCTCACCCAGCCCTTATCCATTATGTTCTGGCTGAACGACGGAAAAGTCACAGAAATCCACGAGCTCAGGCGCTCTCTGGAAACCGAGGCTGCCAAGCTGGCTGCCCTCCATGCCACCAGGGAGGATATCCTTCGCCTGGAGGAAATCTGCGCTGCCATCGAAAGTGAGCCAAACGAAGCTAAAAGTGCTGAGCTGGATAAAAAGCTCCATGACTCCATTGCACTGTACTCCCGCAACAAGCTCATCAAGGATGTCTTAAACTCAGCCTCTACCCTGATCGAAGAGCTGATCAAGGACATGCGCACCCTTATCCTCATGGAGGAGGTGAGCGCTTCGGCCATCAACAAACAGCACCGCGACATCGTCGCCAATATCCGTAAGCACGACCCCGATGCCGCCGCCCGCGCCATGCTCACCCATATGAGCTTTATTGAGGATTTTGTGACTGAGGTACAAAAAGCCATCGACATTAAGAATACAGAGGAAGATTAA
- the lctC gene encoding lactate dehydrogenase subunit LctC, giving the protein MAGIKVINENCGQEIFDQFNEICPFGAFTFENNKMEVSAACKMCKLCLKKGPEGYVELEEDEKEEIDKSKYRGVTVYVDHVEGKIHPVTLELIGKAKELASVIDHPVYALFIGHNIGEKAKELLHYGVDKVFVYDDARLAHFSIEPYTNAFEDFIRKENPSSILVGATNVGRSLAPRVAARFRTGLTADCTILEMKENTDLVQIRPAFGGNIMAQIVTENNRPQFCTVRYKIFSAPERSEEAKGEIVNMALEEKRFASAIEVLEIIKKEKGFDISEADVIVAVGRGVKSEKDLPMVQEFADAIGAKMACTRPNIENGWFDPRLQIGLSGRTVKPKLIIAVGVSGSVQFAAGMQNSEYIVAINNDKNASIFNIAHCGIVGDLYEVIPELMEEIRNNKNVNETLESEAV; this is encoded by the coding sequence ATGGCTGGAATTAAAGTAATCAATGAAAACTGCGGACAGGAGATTTTTGATCAGTTTAATGAAATATGTCCCTTCGGCGCCTTTACTTTTGAAAATAACAAGATGGAAGTAAGCGCTGCCTGTAAAATGTGTAAGCTGTGCCTGAAAAAAGGCCCTGAAGGCTATGTAGAGCTGGAAGAGGATGAAAAGGAAGAGATTGACAAAAGCAAATACCGCGGCGTCACCGTCTATGTAGATCATGTGGAAGGCAAGATTCATCCGGTAACCCTGGAGCTGATCGGAAAAGCCAAGGAGCTGGCTTCTGTCATCGACCATCCGGTATATGCCCTGTTCATCGGCCATAATATCGGTGAAAAGGCCAAAGAGCTGTTACACTATGGTGTTGATAAGGTTTTTGTGTACGACGACGCCCGGCTGGCCCATTTTTCCATCGAGCCGTACACCAATGCTTTTGAGGACTTCATCCGCAAGGAAAACCCATCCTCCATCCTGGTGGGCGCTACCAACGTTGGCCGTTCGCTGGCCCCGCGTGTCGCGGCCCGCTTCCGCACGGGCTTAACCGCAGACTGTACCATCCTGGAAATGAAGGAAAATACCGATTTGGTCCAGATAAGACCTGCTTTCGGCGGGAACATCATGGCTCAGATCGTCACCGAAAACAACCGCCCGCAGTTCTGCACAGTGCGCTACAAGATTTTCTCAGCGCCAGAACGCTCTGAAGAGGCCAAGGGTGAGATTGTGAATATGGCATTAGAAGAAAAACGTTTTGCCTCAGCCATCGAGGTTCTTGAAATCATCAAGAAGGAAAAAGGCTTTGACATCTCCGAGGCCGATGTCATCGTCGCGGTTGGCCGTGGGGTCAAGAGTGAAAAAGACCTGCCGATGGTGCAGGAATTCGCTGACGCCATCGGCGCGAAAATGGCCTGTACCCGCCCGAACATTGAAAACGGCTGGTTTGACCCGCGCCTGCAGATCGGCCTGAGCGGTCGTACCGTTAAGCCTAAGCTGATTATCGCAGTGGGTGTGTCCGGCTCAGTCCAGTTCGCCGCTGGTATGCAGAACTCCGAATACATTGTGGCCATTAATAATGATAAGAACGCATCCATCTTTAATATTGCCCACTGTGGTATTGTCGGGGATTTGTACGAAGTCATCCCTGAGCTGATGGAAGAAATACGAAACAATAAAAATGTGA